A DNA window from Citrobacter tructae contains the following coding sequences:
- the rbbA gene encoding ribosome-associated ATPase/putative transporter RbbA: MTHLALVPVPPVAHLDGVSQHYGKTVALNNITLDIPARCMVGLIGPDGVGKSSLLSLISGARAIEHGNVMVLGGDMRDPKHRRDVCPRIAWMPQGLGKNLYHTLSVYENVDFFARLFGHDKAEREERITELLNSTGLAPFRDRPAGKLSGGMKQKLGLCCALIHDPELLILDEPTTGVDPLSRAQFWELINSIRQRQTNMSVLVATAYMEEAERFDWLVAMNAGEVLATGSAQQLREQTNSDTLEQAFIALLPEAQRQAHKPVVIPPYHAEQEEIAIEAKDLTMRFGKFVAVDHVNFRIPRGEIFGFLGSNGCGKSTTMKMLTGLLPASEGEAWLFGQAVDPKNIDTRRRVGYMSQAFSLYSELTVRQNLELHARLFHISEAEISGRVKEMSERFSLTDVEDALPGALPLGIRQRLSLAVAVIHRPEMLILDEPTSGVDPVARDMFWQLMVDLSRQDKVTIFISTHFMNEAERCDRMSLMHAGKVLASGTPQELVKQRGAATLEEAFISWLQEAAGPAPEATLVQANAPVVHKNSQPPRQGFSLRRLFSYSRREALELRRDPVRSTLALMGTVILMLIMGYGISMDVENLRFSVLDRDQTVSSQAWTLNLAGSRYFIEQPPLISYDELDKRMRSGEVAVAIEIPPNFGRDIARGTPVKIGVWVDGAMPSRAETVRGYVQAMHQTWLQDVMARQPNASGQNGLMTIETRYRYNPDVKSLPAIVPAVIPLLLMMIPSMLSALSVVREKELGSIINLYVTPTTRSEFLLGKQLPYIVLGMLNFLLLCALSVLVFGVPHKGSFVTLTLAALLYVTIATGLGLLISTFMKSQIAAIFGTAIITLIPATQFSGMIDPVASLEGPGRWIGEIYPTSHFLTIARGTFSKALDLTDLWQLFIPLAVAIPVVIGLSVLLLKKQEG; encoded by the coding sequence ATGACGCACCTGGCGCTGGTTCCCGTTCCTCCCGTGGCGCACCTTGACGGCGTGAGTCAGCATTACGGGAAAACGGTGGCGCTGAACAATATCACGCTGGATATTCCTGCCCGCTGCATGGTGGGATTGATTGGCCCGGATGGTGTCGGGAAATCGAGTCTGCTATCGCTCATCTCCGGCGCGCGGGCGATTGAACACGGCAACGTGATGGTGCTGGGCGGTGATATGCGTGACCCGAAGCACCGCCGCGATGTCTGCCCGCGCATTGCCTGGATGCCGCAGGGGCTGGGGAAAAACCTGTACCACACGCTGTCGGTGTATGAGAACGTCGATTTCTTCGCCCGACTGTTCGGGCACGACAAAGCTGAGCGCGAGGAACGGATTACCGAGTTGCTGAACAGCACCGGGCTGGCACCGTTTCGCGATCGCCCTGCCGGAAAACTCTCCGGCGGGATGAAGCAAAAACTGGGGTTGTGCTGTGCGCTGATCCACGACCCGGAGCTCTTGATTCTTGATGAGCCGACTACCGGGGTCGACCCGCTGTCCCGCGCCCAGTTCTGGGAGCTGATTAACAGCATTCGCCAGCGGCAGACCAATATGAGCGTGCTGGTCGCCACCGCCTACATGGAAGAGGCTGAGCGCTTTGACTGGCTGGTGGCGATGAACGCCGGGGAGGTGTTAGCCACCGGGAGCGCGCAGCAGCTACGCGAACAAACCAACAGCGATACGCTGGAGCAGGCGTTTATCGCGCTGTTACCCGAAGCCCAGCGTCAGGCGCATAAACCGGTGGTGATCCCGCCGTATCACGCTGAGCAGGAAGAGATTGCCATTGAGGCGAAAGATCTGACCATGCGCTTCGGCAAGTTCGTCGCCGTTGACCACGTTAACTTCCGCATTCCGCGCGGGGAGATCTTCGGTTTTCTCGGCTCTAACGGCTGCGGTAAATCCACCACCATGAAGATGCTCACCGGACTGCTGCCCGCAAGCGAAGGTGAGGCATGGCTGTTTGGGCAAGCGGTTGACCCCAAGAATATCGATACCCGCCGTCGGGTAGGCTATATGTCGCAGGCTTTTTCACTCTACAGCGAGCTGACCGTGCGGCAAAACCTCGAGTTACACGCGCGGCTGTTTCATATCTCCGAGGCAGAAATCTCAGGGCGCGTAAAAGAGATGAGCGAGCGCTTTTCGCTGACCGATGTCGAAGACGCGTTGCCCGGCGCATTGCCGCTGGGGATCCGTCAACGACTGTCGCTGGCGGTGGCGGTGATCCATCGCCCGGAGATGCTCATTCTTGATGAACCAACCTCCGGCGTTGATCCGGTTGCCAGGGATATGTTCTGGCAGCTAATGGTTGATCTCTCGCGTCAGGACAAAGTGACCATTTTTATCTCCACACACTTTATGAACGAAGCGGAGCGCTGCGACCGTATGTCGCTGATGCACGCAGGAAAAGTCCTGGCCAGCGGCACGCCGCAGGAACTGGTGAAGCAGCGCGGCGCAGCCACCCTGGAAGAAGCGTTTATCTCCTGGTTACAGGAAGCGGCAGGCCCGGCGCCGGAGGCTACGCTAGTACAGGCGAATGCTCCGGTGGTGCATAAAAACAGTCAACCGCCACGACAGGGGTTTAGCCTGCGACGCCTGTTTAGCTACAGCCGCCGTGAAGCGCTAGAGCTGCGGCGCGACCCGGTGCGTTCAACGCTGGCGCTGATGGGTACGGTGATCCTGATGCTGATCATGGGCTACGGCATCAGTATGGACGTGGAAAACCTGCGTTTTTCGGTGCTCGATCGTGACCAGACCGTCAGCAGTCAGGCGTGGACGTTGAATCTGGCGGGGTCGCGCTATTTTATCGAGCAACCGCCGCTCATCAGTTATGACGAACTGGACAAACGGATGCGCTCGGGCGAAGTGGCGGTAGCAATAGAAATCCCGCCCAATTTTGGCCGTGATATTGCGCGCGGAACGCCGGTGAAGATTGGCGTCTGGGTCGATGGTGCAATGCCGAGCCGTGCTGAAACGGTCAGAGGCTACGTGCAGGCGATGCACCAGACCTGGCTGCAGGATGTGATGGCGCGTCAACCAAATGCCAGTGGGCAAAACGGGCTGATGACCATTGAAACTCGCTATCGTTACAACCCAGATGTGAAAAGTCTGCCGGCGATTGTTCCGGCGGTGATCCCACTGCTGTTGATGATGATCCCTTCGATGCTCAGCGCCCTGAGCGTAGTGCGTGAGAAAGAGCTGGGGTCGATTATCAACCTGTACGTTACGCCGACCACCCGCAGCGAGTTTTTACTCGGCAAACAGTTGCCTTACATCGTGTTGGGTATGCTGAATTTTTTGCTGCTGTGCGCGCTGTCGGTGTTGGTGTTCGGCGTCCCGCACAAGGGCAGTTTTGTGACCCTGACGCTGGCTGCGCTGCTGTATGTCACCATTGCCACCGGACTTGGGCTGCTGATCTCCACGTTTATGAAAAGCCAGATCGCTGCCATTTTTGGTACGGCGATTATTACGCTGATCCCGGCGACGCAGTTTTCCGGAATGATCGACCCGGTCGCCTCGCTGGAAGGGCCGGGGCGCTGGATTGGCGAAATTTACCCAACCAGCCATTTTCTGACCATCGCGCGCGGGACGTTCTCTAAAGCGCTGGATCTGACGGATCTCTGGCAACTATTTATCCCGCTGGCGGTAGCCATTCCGGTGGTGATTGGCCTGAGCGTGTTGCTGCTGAAAAAACAGGAGGGGTGA
- a CDS encoding ABC transporter permease yields MRRLRNIYNLGIKELRSLLGDKAMLTLIVFAFTISVYSSATVLPGSLHLAPIAIADMDQSQLSNRIVNSFYRPWFLPPEMITADEMDAGLDAGRYTFAVNIPPDFQRDVLAGRQPDIQVNVDATRMSQAFTGNSYIQNIISGEVSSFVARYRDNSEPPVALEIRMRFNPNLEPARFGAVMAIINNITMLAIVLTGSALIREREHGTIEHLLVMPVTPFEIMMAKIWSMGLVVLVVSGLSLMLMVKGVLGVPIEGSIPLFMLGVALSLFATTSIGIFMGTLARSMPQLGLLMILVLLPLQMLSGGSTPRESMPQAVQDIMLTMPTTHFVSLAQAILYRGAGLGIVWPQFLTLLAIGSAFFLIALFRFRKTIGTMA; encoded by the coding sequence ATGCGCCGATTACGCAATATTTATAATCTCGGCATCAAAGAGTTGCGCAGTCTACTGGGCGATAAAGCGATGCTGACGCTGATCGTCTTCGCCTTCACGATTTCGGTTTACTCTTCCGCCACCGTCCTGCCGGGTTCGCTGCACCTGGCGCCGATTGCCATTGCCGATATGGATCAGTCTCAGTTGTCGAATCGGATTGTGAACAGCTTTTATCGCCCGTGGTTTTTACCGCCGGAGATGATCACTGCCGATGAGATGGATGCCGGGCTGGATGCCGGTCGCTATACCTTCGCCGTGAACATTCCGCCTGATTTTCAGCGTGATGTGCTGGCCGGGCGGCAGCCGGATATTCAGGTTAACGTCGATGCCACGCGGATGAGCCAGGCCTTTACCGGCAACAGCTATATCCAGAATATCATTAGCGGCGAGGTAAGCAGCTTTGTGGCTCGTTATCGTGATAACAGCGAGCCGCCGGTGGCGCTGGAAATACGCATGCGCTTTAACCCGAATCTGGAACCCGCCCGCTTCGGGGCAGTGATGGCAATTATCAACAACATCACCATGCTGGCGATAGTGCTCACTGGCTCGGCGCTGATCCGCGAGCGTGAGCACGGGACAATAGAGCATCTGCTGGTGATGCCGGTGACGCCGTTTGAGATCATGATGGCAAAAATCTGGTCGATGGGGCTGGTGGTGCTGGTGGTTTCCGGCCTGTCGCTGATGTTGATGGTGAAAGGCGTGCTCGGCGTGCCGATTGAAGGCTCAATCCCGTTGTTTATGCTGGGCGTGGCGCTGAGCCTGTTCGCCACCACGTCGATCGGCATTTTTATGGGCACGCTGGCGCGCTCCATGCCGCAGTTGGGGCTGCTGATGATTCTGGTGCTGCTGCCGTTACAAATGCTCTCCGGTGGTTCCACCCCGCGTGAAAGCATGCCGCAGGCGGTGCAGGACATCATGCTGACGATGCCGACCACCCACTTTGTCAGTCTCGCGCAAGCGATACTCTATCGTGGCGCCGGGTTGGGTATTGTCTGGCCACAGTTCCTGACGTTACTGGCGATCGGCAGCGCATTCTTCCTGATCGCGTTGTTCCGCTTTAGAAAGACGATTGGCACCATGGCGTAA
- the nikR gene encoding nickel-responsive transcriptional regulator NikR, with protein MQRVTITLDDDLLETLDSLSQRRGYNNRSEAIRDILRGALSQESTQEHGTQGFAVLSYVYEHEKRDLASRIVSTQHHHHDLSVATLHVHINHDDCLEIAVLKGDMGDVQHFADDVISQRGVRHGHLQCLPKEE; from the coding sequence ATGCAACGAGTCACCATTACTCTCGATGACGATTTACTGGAAACGCTGGATAGCCTGAGCCAGCGCCGCGGCTATAACAACCGTTCCGAAGCCATCCGTGACATTCTGCGCGGCGCACTGTCCCAGGAAAGCACGCAAGAGCACGGCACACAAGGCTTCGCGGTGCTCTCGTATGTTTATGAACATGAGAAACGTGACTTAGCCAGCCGTATTGTCTCGACCCAACATCATCATCATGATTTGTCGGTCGCCACCCTGCACGTCCACATCAACCATGACGACTGCCTGGAAATCGCCGTGCTGAAAGGCGACATGGGCGATGTTCAGCATTTTGCCGATGACGTCATCTCCCAGCGCGGCGTGCGCCACGGCCATTTGCAGTGCCTGCCGAAAGAAGAGTGA
- the acpT gene encoding 4'-phosphopantetheinyl transferase AcpT has protein sequence MYRIVLGKVSDLSSGALPLALYEQAPQGAHRARWLAGRVLLSHALSPLPEIVYGEQGKPAFPADTPLWFNLSHSGDDIALLLSDEGEVGCDIEVVRPRDNWQTLANTVFSLGEHAEVEAEHPDQQLSAFWRIWTRKEAIIKQRGGSAWQIVSVDSTTLTSSLSVSQCQLDTLSLAVCTPTPFTLTADAVQRL, from the coding sequence ATGTACCGGATTGTTCTTGGGAAAGTGTCTGATTTAAGCTCCGGCGCCCTACCCCTTGCGCTCTATGAACAGGCACCGCAAGGTGCTCACCGTGCGCGCTGGCTGGCTGGCCGTGTGCTGCTTTCCCATGCCCTGTCGCCACTGCCTGAGATTGTCTATGGTGAGCAGGGAAAACCGGCATTTCCAGCCGACACGCCGCTGTGGTTCAATCTCAGCCACAGTGGCGATGACATCGCCCTGCTGCTCAGCGACGAAGGGGAAGTGGGCTGCGATATTGAAGTCGTGCGCCCACGCGATAACTGGCAAACGCTGGCAAACACCGTGTTCAGCCTTGGGGAACATGCCGAAGTCGAAGCCGAACACCCGGACCAACAACTTTCGGCCTTCTGGCGCATCTGGACGCGCAAAGAGGCCATCATTAAACAGCGTGGCGGCAGTGCATGGCAAATTGTCAGCGTCGACAGCACCACGCTAACGTCTTCGCTCTCTGTCAGCCAGTGCCAGCTCGATACCCTGAGCCTGGCAGTGTGTACGCCAACGCCGTTTACCCTGACAGCCGACGCCGTGCAAAGGCTGTAA
- a CDS encoding AI-2E family transporter: MTNAQPDKTGLHILLKLAALVVILAGIHAAADIIVQLLLALFFAIVLNPLVTWFIRRGLGRPIAITLVVVVMLFVLTALVGVLASSITEFMDMLPKYNKELTRKVLYVQEMVPFLNLHMSPERLLQRIDSDKLMTFTTTLMTGLSGAMASVFLLVMTVVFMLFEVRHVPYKMRFALNNPQIHIAGLHRALKGVSHYLALKTLLSLWTGAIVWLGLALMGIQFALMWGVLAFLLNYVPNIGSVISAVPPMLQALLFNGIYECVLVGALFLVVHMVIGNILEPRMMGHRLGLSTLVVFLSLLVWGWLLGPVGMLLSVPLTSVCKIWMETTKGGSKLAILLGPGRPKSRLPG; the protein is encoded by the coding sequence ATGACAAACGCTCAACCTGATAAAACAGGTTTGCATATTTTACTCAAATTGGCCGCCCTGGTTGTTATCCTCGCGGGTATTCACGCGGCTGCTGATATTATTGTACAACTGCTGCTGGCCCTCTTTTTTGCCATCGTGCTGAACCCACTGGTCACTTGGTTTATTCGCCGGGGACTAGGTCGTCCGATTGCCATTACGCTGGTGGTGGTGGTGATGTTGTTCGTTCTTACCGCGCTGGTGGGCGTCCTCGCATCTTCAATCACTGAATTCATGGATATGCTGCCGAAGTACAACAAGGAGCTGACGCGCAAGGTCCTGTATGTGCAAGAGATGGTGCCCTTTCTTAACCTGCACATGTCGCCAGAACGCCTACTGCAACGTATCGACTCCGACAAGCTGATGACCTTCACAACCACGCTGATGACCGGGCTTTCCGGCGCAATGGCAAGCGTCTTCCTGCTGGTAATGACAGTGGTGTTTATGCTGTTTGAGGTGCGCCATGTTCCTTACAAAATGCGCTTTGCGCTGAATAATCCACAGATCCATATTGCGGGTCTACATCGTGCATTGAAGGGTGTATCTCACTATCTGGCGCTAAAAACATTGCTCAGCTTATGGACCGGGGCTATCGTCTGGCTGGGGCTGGCGCTGATGGGTATTCAGTTTGCTCTGATGTGGGGCGTGCTGGCGTTCCTGCTAAACTATGTGCCCAATATTGGCTCCGTTATTTCCGCCGTACCGCCGATGCTCCAGGCGTTGCTGTTCAACGGCATTTACGAATGCGTGCTGGTAGGCGCGCTGTTCCTGGTGGTGCATATGGTGATTGGCAATATCCTCGAGCCGCGCATGATGGGGCATCGCCTGGGATTGTCGACGCTTGTCGTCTTCCTTTCCTTGCTGGTGTGGGGATGGCTGCTCGGCCCGGTCGGCATGCTGCTTTCCGTGCCGCTCACCAGCGTGTGTAAAATCTGGATGGAAACCACCAAAGGCGGCAGCAAGCTGGCAATTTTGTTGGGCCCCGGCAGACCGAAAAGTCGATTACCGGGATAA
- a CDS encoding MFS transporter: MPEPVADPALNGLRLNLRIVSVVMFNFASYLTIGLPLAVLPGYVHDVMGFSAFWAGLVISLQYFATLLSRPHAGRYADLLGPKKIVVFGLCGCFLSGLGYLLAGSSSGWPMASLLLLCLGRVILGIGQSFAGTGSTLWGVGVVGSMHIGRVISWNGIVTYGAMAIGAPLGVLCYAWGGLQGLALTIMAVALLAILLALPRPTVKASKGKPMPFRAVLGRVWLYGMALALASAGFGVIATFITLFYDAKGWDGAAFALTLFSCTFVGTRLLFPNGINRLGGLNVAMICFCVEIVGLLLVGMASMPWMAKVGVLLAGAGFSLVFPALGVVAVKAVPQQNQGAALATYTVFMDLSLGVTGPLAGLVMTWAGVPIIYLAAAGLVAVALLLTWRLKKRPPEESAEAVSSS; the protein is encoded by the coding sequence ATGCCCGAACCCGTCGCTGATCCGGCGCTTAACGGATTACGTCTCAATCTGCGCATTGTCTCGGTGGTGATGTTTAACTTCGCCAGCTACCTGACCATCGGCTTACCGCTCGCGGTGTTGCCCGGCTATGTCCATGATGTTATGGGTTTTAGCGCTTTCTGGGCCGGGCTGGTTATCAGCCTGCAGTATTTCGCTACGTTATTGAGTCGCCCGCATGCGGGTCGATATGCCGATCTTTTGGGGCCGAAAAAGATTGTCGTGTTCGGTCTGTGCGGCTGTTTCTTAAGTGGCTTGGGTTATTTACTGGCGGGATCGTCCAGCGGTTGGCCGATGGCGAGTTTGCTGTTGCTGTGCCTCGGGCGCGTGATTCTGGGGATTGGGCAAAGTTTTGCCGGTACCGGTTCAACGCTGTGGGGCGTGGGTGTGGTTGGCTCAATGCACATTGGGCGGGTGATTTCATGGAACGGCATCGTCACCTACGGGGCGATGGCGATCGGTGCGCCGCTGGGTGTGCTGTGTTATGCCTGGGGTGGATTGCAGGGACTGGCGCTGACCATTATGGCTGTGGCGCTGTTGGCGATATTGCTGGCGCTGCCGCGCCCGACGGTGAAGGCCAGCAAGGGTAAACCGATGCCGTTTCGCGCGGTGCTCGGGCGCGTCTGGCTGTACGGGATGGCGTTAGCGTTGGCTTCTGCCGGTTTTGGGGTGATCGCCACCTTTATCACTCTGTTTTATGACGCCAAAGGCTGGGACGGTGCGGCATTTGCGTTGACGCTGTTCAGCTGTACGTTTGTCGGGACTCGCCTGTTATTCCCAAACGGTATCAATCGATTAGGTGGGCTAAATGTGGCGATGATCTGCTTTTGCGTGGAGATTGTCGGGCTGCTGTTGGTGGGGATGGCATCCATGCCGTGGATGGCGAAAGTGGGCGTTCTGCTGGCTGGCGCGGGATTCTCACTGGTGTTCCCAGCGCTGGGCGTGGTCGCAGTAAAAGCGGTGCCACAGCAGAATCAGGGCGCTGCGCTGGCAACCTATACGGTATTTATGGATCTCTCGCTGGGGGTTACCGGGCCGCTGGCGGGGCTGGTGATGACGTGGGCGGGTGTGCCGATTATCTATCTGGCGGCAGCCGGACTGGTAGCGGTGGCGTTATTACTGACTTGGCGGTTAAAAAAACGGCCCCCGGAGGAATCTGCGGAGGCCGTGTCATCATCTTAA
- a CDS encoding DcrB family lipoprotein gives MRNLVKYVGIGLLVMGLAACDNSDTKAPAEGAAAESNAAGQPVSLLDGKLSFSLPADMTDQSGKLGTQANNMHVYSDATGQKAVIVIVGDDTSEDLTVLAKRLEDQQRSRDPQLQVVTNKSIELKGHTLQQLDSIISAKGQTAYSSVVLGKVDNQLLTLQITLPADDQQKAQTTAENIINTLVIQ, from the coding sequence ATGCGCAATCTGGTTAAATATGTCGGTATTGGCCTGCTGGTTATGGGGCTTGCGGCCTGTGATAATAGCGATACAAAAGCGCCAGCCGAAGGTGCTGCTGCAGAAAGTAACGCAGCCGGACAACCGGTCAGCCTGCTGGACGGCAAACTCAGTTTTTCTCTGCCAGCGGATATGACCGATCAGAGCGGTAAGCTAGGCACTCAGGCCAACAATATGCACGTTTATTCTGACGCAACCGGCCAGAAAGCGGTGATTGTGATTGTCGGTGATGACACCAGTGAAGATCTGACTGTACTGGCAAAACGCCTGGAAGATCAACAGCGTAGCCGTGACCCGCAGTTGCAGGTCGTCACCAACAAGTCAATTGAGCTGAAAGGCCATACTCTTCAGCAATTAGACAGCATCATCTCCGCCAAAGGCCAGACCGCATACTCTTCCGTGGTGCTGGGTAAAGTGGACAATCAACTGCTGACCCTGCAGATCACGCTGCCTGCTGACGATCAGCAGAAAGCGCAGACGACCGCAGAAAACATCATTAACACGCTGGTTATCCAGTAA
- a CDS encoding 7-cyano-7-deazaguanine/7-aminomethyl-7-deazaguanine transporter: MTPFTQTQRVKALFWLSLFHLLVITSSNYLVQLPITIFGFHTTWGAFSFPFIFLATDLTVRIFGAPLARRIIFAVMIPALLISYVVSALFYMGSWQGFDALLHFNLFVARIAAASFMAYALGQILDVHVFNRLRQNRRWWLAPTASTLFGNISDTLAFFFIAFWRSPDAFMAEHWMEIALVDYCFKVLISIIFFLPMYGVLLNMLLKRLADKSEIAALQTS, encoded by the coding sequence ATGACTCCGTTTACACAAACTCAGCGCGTAAAAGCGTTGTTCTGGCTATCGCTATTTCATCTACTGGTGATCACTTCCAGTAACTATCTGGTGCAACTACCGATCACCATCTTCGGTTTCCACACCACATGGGGGGCCTTTAGCTTTCCGTTTATTTTCCTCGCCACCGACCTGACTGTACGCATTTTTGGCGCACCGCTGGCGCGACGCATCATTTTTGCCGTCATGATCCCCGCACTGTTGATTTCGTATGTGGTTTCCGCGCTATTTTATATGGGGTCCTGGCAGGGGTTCGATGCGCTGCTGCACTTTAACCTATTTGTCGCCCGTATCGCCGCCGCCAGTTTTATGGCCTACGCACTGGGACAAATTCTGGATGTGCATGTCTTTAACCGCCTGCGTCAGAACCGTCGCTGGTGGCTCGCCCCTACCGCGTCCACGCTGTTTGGCAACATCAGCGATACGCTGGCCTTCTTCTTTATCGCCTTCTGGCGTAGCCCGGATGCCTTTATGGCCGAGCACTGGATGGAAATCGCGCTTGTCGATTACTGTTTCAAGGTGCTGATCAGTATTATTTTCTTCCTGCCGATGTACGGCGTGTTGCTGAATATGTTACTGAAAAGGCTGGCAGATAAATCTGAAATCGCTGCATTGCAGACGAGTTAA
- the tusA gene encoding sulfurtransferase TusA — MSDLFTSPDHTLDAQGLRCPEPVMMVRKTVRGMQAGETLLIVADDPATTRDIPGFCTFMEHELVAKETDSLPYRYLVRKGQ, encoded by the coding sequence ATGAGCGATTTGTTTACCTCTCCCGACCATACCCTTGATGCCCAGGGGCTGCGCTGCCCGGAACCGGTGATGATGGTGCGTAAAACTGTGCGCGGCATGCAGGCCGGTGAAACGCTGCTGATTGTCGCGGACGATCCGGCGACAACCCGCGACATTCCCGGCTTTTGTACGTTTATGGAACATGAGCTGGTGGCCAAAGAGACCGACTCTCTGCCGTACCGCTATTTGGTGCGTAAAGGCCAGTAA